A portion of the Pangasianodon hypophthalmus isolate fPanHyp1 chromosome 20, fPanHyp1.pri, whole genome shotgun sequence genome contains these proteins:
- the LOC113525237 gene encoding AMP deaminase 2 isoform X3, whose product MSGDLCGRQKSVSLPPPLASLHTSMDGKYKDIAEELLARSLVDGEVRSAPYEFPEDTPIEQLEEKRHRLERQISQDIKLEPEILLRAKQDFLKTDSIADLQNLREQDEVMVDHDVFKEKETAIEREFQRVTISGEEKCGVPFSDLAESAVCIIKALFIRQKYMCLSVQDFCSTTTRLLQQLSHAHTHTEQHCSFNEDMPDSGDALMPPPVSETHPYEGQEGTTLPPDLGYSCSMEHGVVHIYTSHTHSTELDLSYPDLQEFITDMNFMMALIINGPVKSFCYRRLQYLSSKFQMHILLNEMKELAAQKQVPHRDFYNIRKVDTHIHASSCMNQKHLLRFIKRAMKKYPNEVVHMEGGRGQTLTEVFQNMNLTAYDLSVDTLDMHADRNTFHRFDKFNSKYNPIGESILREIFIKTDNHIQGKYFAHIVKEVMSDLEESKYQNAELRLSIYGRSRDEWDKLAEWAVTHSVYSHNVRWLIQIPRLYDVYRSKRQLMNFQQMLENIFLPLFEVTISPHTHPKLHLFLQHVVGFDSVDDESKPEHHVFSLDSPRPDNWTEEENPPYSYYLYYTYANMTVLNHLRRRRGFHTFVLRPHCGEAGPIHHLVSGFMLSANISHGLMLRKAPVLQYLYYLAQVGIAMSPLSNNSLFLSYHKNPLHEYLSRGLVVSLSTDDPLQFHFTKEPLMEEYSIAAQVWKLSSCDMCELARNSVLMSGFSHKVKISWLGAGYRREGPDGNDIRRSNVPDIRLAFRHETLCDELQLITHAAHIQGAGPEEETPPSMGLIRN is encoded by the exons GCTTGAGCCAGAGATTCTGCTGAGAGCCAAACAGGACTTCCTGAAAACTGACAGCATCGCTGACCTGCA GAATCTGAGAGAACAAGATGAGGTGATGGTGGATCATGATGTTTTTAAGGAGAAAGAGAcagcgatagagagagagtttcagcgcgTCACCATCTCTGGAGAGGAGAAGTGTGGG gtgccaTTTTCTGACCTGGCTGAATCAGCAGTGTGTATCATTAAGGCGTTGTTTATTAGACAGAAGTACATGTGTCTGTCAGTGCAGGATTTCTGCAGCACCACCACCCGTCTTCTGCAGCAGctctctcatgcacacacacacacagaacagcacTGTAGCTTCAACGAGGACATGCCTGATAGTGGag atgCCTTGATGCCCCCCCCAGTGTCAGAGACACATCCGTATGAGGGGCAGGAGGGTACCACGCTGCCCCCTGACCTCGGCTACAGCTGCAGCATGGAGCACGGTGTTGTGCACATCTacacctcccacacacacag tacAGAGTTGGACCTTTCGTATCCCGACCTGCAGGAGTTTATCACTGATATGAACTTTATGATGGCGCTTATCATCAATGGCCCAGT AAAGTCTTTTTGTTACCGGCGGCTGCAGTACCTCAGCTCGAAGTTCCAGATGCACATCctgctgaatgaaatgaaggAACTTGCTGCTCAGAAACAGGTTCCTCATCGAGACTTCTACAACATTCGCAag GTAGATACACACATCCATGCGTCATCCTGTATGAATCAGAAACACCTGCTGCGCTTTATAAAGCGAGCGATGAAGAAGTACCCTAACGAGGTGGTGCACATGGAGGGTGGGCGTGGCCAAACACTGACTGAGGTCTTCCAGAACATGAACCTGACGGCGTATGACCTGAGCGTCGACACACTTGACATGCATGCG gaCCGGAATACCTTTCATCGATTTGATAAGTTTAACTCAAAGTACAACCCAATTGGAGAGTCAATACTGCGAGAGATCTTCATCAAAACCGACAATCACATCCAGGGCAAATACTTTGCCCACATCGTcaag gaAGTGATGTCAGACCTAGAAGAGAGTAAGTACCAGAATGCCGAGCTGCGTCTGTCTATTTACGGACGATCGAGGGACGAGTGGGACAAACTGGCTGAATGGGCCGTCACACACTCCGTCTACTCACACAATGTCCGCTGGCTCATCCAGATCCCACGCCTGTA TGATGTGTACCGCAGTAAGAGACAGTTGATGAATTTCCAGCAGATGTTGGAGAACATCTTTCTGCCACTGTTTGAGGTGACAatcagcccacacacacatccaaagCTGCACCTGTTCCTGCAGCat gtggtgggCTTTGACAGTGTTGATGATGAGTCGAAACCGGAGCACCATGTGTTCAGCTTGGACAGCCCTCGACCTGATAACTGGACTGAGGAGGAGAACCCCCCGTACTCCTATTACTTGTACTACACCTATGCTAACATGACCGTACTGAACCACCTgcgcag GAGGCGGGGCTTCCACACTTTTGTGCTGCGACCTCACTGCGGAGAGGCGGGGCCTATTCATCACCTGGTGTCTGGATTCATGCTGTCGGCCAACATCTCACACGGCCTGATGCTCAGGAAG gccCCTGTGCTGCAGTACCTGTATTACCTGGCGCAGGTGGGCATCGCCATGTCACCCCTCAGCAACAACAGTCTGTTTCTCAGTTACCATAAAAACCCGTTGCACGAGTACCTGTCACGCGGCCTCGTGGTCTCTCTCTCCACCGATGATCCGCTGCAGTTCCACTTCACCAAG gagcccCTGATGGAGGAGTACAGTATTGCTGCTCAAGTATGGAAGCTCAGCTCGTGCGACATGTGTGAATTAGCAAGAAACAGTGTGCTCATGAGTGGCTTCTCAcacaag GTGAAGATTTCGTGGTTGGGGGCGGGGTACAGGCGTGAGGGTCCGGATGGTAATGATATCCGTCGCTCCAACGTTCCCGACATTCGTCTCGCCTTCCGACACGAGACTCTGTGTGATGAACTGCAGCTCATTACCCATGCTGCACACATACAGGGGGCGGGGCCAGAAGAGGAGACTCCACCTTCCATGGGGCTAATAAGAAATTAA
- the LOC113525237 gene encoding AMP deaminase 2 isoform X4, with protein sequence MDGKYKDIAEELLARSLVDGEVRSAPYEFPEDTPIEQLEEKRHRLERQISQDIKLEPEILLRAKQDFLKTDSIADLQNLREQDEVMVDHDVFKEKETAIEREFQRVTISGEEKCGVPFSDLAESAVCIIKALFIRQKYMCLSVQDFCSTTTRLLQQLSHAHTHTEQHCSFNEDMPDSGDALMPPPVSETHPYEGQEGTTLPPDLGYSCSMEHGVVHIYTSHTHSTELDLSYPDLQEFITDMNFMMALIINGPVKSFCYRRLQYLSSKFQMHILLNEMKELAAQKQVPHRDFYNIRKVDTHIHASSCMNQKHLLRFIKRAMKKYPNEVVHMEGGRGQTLTEVFQNMNLTAYDLSVDTLDMHADRNTFHRFDKFNSKYNPIGESILREIFIKTDNHIQGKYFAHIVKEVMSDLEESKYQNAELRLSIYGRSRDEWDKLAEWAVTHSVYSHNVRWLIQIPRLYDVYRSKRQLMNFQQMLENIFLPLFEVTISPHTHPKLHLFLQHVVGFDSVDDESKPEHHVFSLDSPRPDNWTEEENPPYSYYLYYTYANMTVLNHLRRRRGFHTFVLRPHCGEAGPIHHLVSGFMLSANISHGLMLRKAPVLQYLYYLAQVGIAMSPLSNNSLFLSYHKNPLHEYLSRGLVVSLSTDDPLQFHFTKEPLMEEYSIAAQVWKLSSCDMCELARNSVLMSGFSHKVKISWLGAGYRREGPDGNDIRRSNVPDIRLAFRHETLCDELQLITHAAHIQGAGPEEETPPSMGLIRN encoded by the exons GCTTGAGCCAGAGATTCTGCTGAGAGCCAAACAGGACTTCCTGAAAACTGACAGCATCGCTGACCTGCA GAATCTGAGAGAACAAGATGAGGTGATGGTGGATCATGATGTTTTTAAGGAGAAAGAGAcagcgatagagagagagtttcagcgcgTCACCATCTCTGGAGAGGAGAAGTGTGGG gtgccaTTTTCTGACCTGGCTGAATCAGCAGTGTGTATCATTAAGGCGTTGTTTATTAGACAGAAGTACATGTGTCTGTCAGTGCAGGATTTCTGCAGCACCACCACCCGTCTTCTGCAGCAGctctctcatgcacacacacacacagaacagcacTGTAGCTTCAACGAGGACATGCCTGATAGTGGag atgCCTTGATGCCCCCCCCAGTGTCAGAGACACATCCGTATGAGGGGCAGGAGGGTACCACGCTGCCCCCTGACCTCGGCTACAGCTGCAGCATGGAGCACGGTGTTGTGCACATCTacacctcccacacacacag tacAGAGTTGGACCTTTCGTATCCCGACCTGCAGGAGTTTATCACTGATATGAACTTTATGATGGCGCTTATCATCAATGGCCCAGT AAAGTCTTTTTGTTACCGGCGGCTGCAGTACCTCAGCTCGAAGTTCCAGATGCACATCctgctgaatgaaatgaaggAACTTGCTGCTCAGAAACAGGTTCCTCATCGAGACTTCTACAACATTCGCAag GTAGATACACACATCCATGCGTCATCCTGTATGAATCAGAAACACCTGCTGCGCTTTATAAAGCGAGCGATGAAGAAGTACCCTAACGAGGTGGTGCACATGGAGGGTGGGCGTGGCCAAACACTGACTGAGGTCTTCCAGAACATGAACCTGACGGCGTATGACCTGAGCGTCGACACACTTGACATGCATGCG gaCCGGAATACCTTTCATCGATTTGATAAGTTTAACTCAAAGTACAACCCAATTGGAGAGTCAATACTGCGAGAGATCTTCATCAAAACCGACAATCACATCCAGGGCAAATACTTTGCCCACATCGTcaag gaAGTGATGTCAGACCTAGAAGAGAGTAAGTACCAGAATGCCGAGCTGCGTCTGTCTATTTACGGACGATCGAGGGACGAGTGGGACAAACTGGCTGAATGGGCCGTCACACACTCCGTCTACTCACACAATGTCCGCTGGCTCATCCAGATCCCACGCCTGTA TGATGTGTACCGCAGTAAGAGACAGTTGATGAATTTCCAGCAGATGTTGGAGAACATCTTTCTGCCACTGTTTGAGGTGACAatcagcccacacacacatccaaagCTGCACCTGTTCCTGCAGCat gtggtgggCTTTGACAGTGTTGATGATGAGTCGAAACCGGAGCACCATGTGTTCAGCTTGGACAGCCCTCGACCTGATAACTGGACTGAGGAGGAGAACCCCCCGTACTCCTATTACTTGTACTACACCTATGCTAACATGACCGTACTGAACCACCTgcgcag GAGGCGGGGCTTCCACACTTTTGTGCTGCGACCTCACTGCGGAGAGGCGGGGCCTATTCATCACCTGGTGTCTGGATTCATGCTGTCGGCCAACATCTCACACGGCCTGATGCTCAGGAAG gccCCTGTGCTGCAGTACCTGTATTACCTGGCGCAGGTGGGCATCGCCATGTCACCCCTCAGCAACAACAGTCTGTTTCTCAGTTACCATAAAAACCCGTTGCACGAGTACCTGTCACGCGGCCTCGTGGTCTCTCTCTCCACCGATGATCCGCTGCAGTTCCACTTCACCAAG gagcccCTGATGGAGGAGTACAGTATTGCTGCTCAAGTATGGAAGCTCAGCTCGTGCGACATGTGTGAATTAGCAAGAAACAGTGTGCTCATGAGTGGCTTCTCAcacaag GTGAAGATTTCGTGGTTGGGGGCGGGGTACAGGCGTGAGGGTCCGGATGGTAATGATATCCGTCGCTCCAACGTTCCCGACATTCGTCTCGCCTTCCGACACGAGACTCTGTGTGATGAACTGCAGCTCATTACCCATGCTGCACACATACAGGGGGCGGGGCCAGAAGAGGAGACTCCACCTTCCATGGGGCTAATAAGAAATTAA
- the eps8l3a gene encoding epidermal growth factor receptor kinase substrate 8-like protein 3, translating to MFDSSSSYSYADSLSSNYSLDETSSQSSSLSRPSAKAIYMRRKEYAESINKQLAKFQYRVEHLFTCELDGVEVSGLEDCVERLKLLEMMGRVWGQEMSLEVDNGNLLLRDIETKEELDCVPLLSVSEVTAMLDACVYKSLLMISVCERQVVSVFMFQCDSLRADYIKRDLDRALQNPTNNTNNDRGRLRTQMMKNNRNTHSPPEQTEYPYSPPEEWIVPDYDETPPPTPTSPESRREPVYNRTEPLTPPPHSEDTPIYPTPPPALSPAPYTERERNVDILNHLINDIEQFVDLVLAAAPNEKKKKKKKKNQTGLPSEEEFKICLQKIKMAFNLLATMNGQIQSPSAPELAHCLFSTLEVIVSHCADDLPASVVAPLLEPECVRFLSEEATQEEDQLWQSLGDAWNIPSTQWPEDDDEIPTFTPVFDDGWEPPEITHTERKTFNRQESQQSTTGQSIKSFQTAHKSSEEVPASCMRVLYEFRARNDRELSVKKGELVEILDMSKRWWKVRNDHGEEGFIPYNVLKSTENENTQEVNPNPVLTRKSRPEEVKAWLEHKEFSNITVRCLGGLSGGMLLGMTLEELKIVCPEEGRRVFYQLQNVKSALALAKEGNLQN from the exons caccTGTTCACCTGTGAGCTGGATGGTGTGGAAGTCTCAGGACTGGAGGACTGTGTGGAGCGTCTGAAGCTGTTGGAGATGATGGGTCGAGTTTGGGGACAGGAAATGAGCCTGGAGGTGGACAACGGAAATTTGCTACTGAGAGACATTGAGACTAAA gaGGAGCTGGACTGTGTTCCTCTGCTCAGTGTGTCGGAGGTGACGGCGATGTTGGACGCGTGTGTGTATAAGTCTCTGCTGATGATCTCAGTGTGTGAGCGACAGGTCGTCAGTGTCTTCATGTTCCAGTGCGACTCTCTGAGA gctgATTATATAAAGCGAGATCTGGACCGTGCATTACAGAACCCCACCAACAACACAAACAATGACAG GGGGCGACTCAGGACCCAGATGAtgaaaaataacagaaacacacactcccCTCCAGAACAGACAGAATACCCATACTCCCCTCCTGAAGAATGGATCGTTCCAGATTATG ATGAGACTCCGCCTCCAACACCAACTTCGCCCGAAAGCAGACGAGAGCCAGTCTACAATAGAACAGAGCcactgactccgccccctcacTCAGAGGACACACCGATATACCCAACCCCACCTCCTGCCCTCAGCCCCGCcccatacacagagagagagaggaacgtG GACATCCTGAATCACCTGATTAATGACATTGAGCAGTTTGTGGATCTCGTTCTCGCTGCAGCTCcgaatgaaaagaagaaaaaaaagaaaaagaaaaatcagacaG GATTACCCTCAGAGGAGGAGTTTAAAATTTGCCTGCAGAAAATCAAAATGGCCTTCAACCTATTG GCGACAATGAACGGTCAAATTCAGTCCCCCAGTGCTCCAGAACTCGCACACTGTCTCTTCTCCACATTGGAAGTG attgtgAGTCATTGTGCAGATGATCTCCCTGCAAGTGTAGTTGCACCGTTGCTGGAGCCGGAGTGTGTGCGCTTTCTGAGTGAGGAGGCAACACAGGAGGAGGACCAGTTGTGGCAGTCGCTTGGAGATGCCTGGAACATCCCCAG TACTCAGTGGccggaggatgatgatgagattCCAACCTTCACCCCAGTATTTGATGATGGTTGGGAGCCACCagagatcacacacactgagaggaaaACGTTCAACCGCCAGGAGAGCCAGCAGTCCACCACaggacag agcattAAATCTTTTCAGACGGCACACAAGAG ctcAGAGGAAGTGCCAGCGAGCTGTATGCGTGTACTATATGAATTCAGAGCGAGAAATGACCGAGAGCTCAGTGTGAAGAAGGGTGAGCTGGTGGAG atattGGACATGTCTAAGCGATGGTGGAAAGTGAGGAACGATCATGGTGAAGAGGGTTTCATTCCGTATAATGTCCTGAAGTCCACTGAGAATGAAAACACACAG GAGGTGAATCCTAACCCGGTCCTGACCAGGAAGTCTCGGCCGGAGGAAGTGAAGGCCTGGCTGGAGCACAAAGAGTTCAGCAAcat cACCGTGCGCTGTCTCGGGGGTCTCAGCGGCGGGATGTTGTTGGGGATGACGTTAGAGGAGTTGAAGATTGTTTGTCCAGAGGAAGGAAGACGAGTGTTTTACCAACTACAGAATGTCAAATCAGCACTAgca cTTGCCAAAGAAGGGAATCTGCAGAACTGA